The Streptomyces sp. Je 1-332 genome has a window encoding:
- a CDS encoding sugar ABC transporter permease, whose protein sequence is MTATASTTTVAPTTARAPAPKTPGRLRAWATRAPLLPALIFMVVVTQLPFVATLVISFFDWNALYPDARSFAGFDNYSEVLTDPDLRKSVLTTIVLTATVVIASLVIGLGLALLLDRKFRGRGMVRTLLIAPFLLVPVAAALLWKHVLYNPEYGLFNGLLHWVGGDGAAQPDWVSNTPLIAIEASLIWQWTPFMMLILLAGLQSRDSELIEAARMDGAGNWQVFRYLTLPHLRRYLELGALLGSIYIVQNFDAVFTITSGGLGTANLPYTVYQSFYQAHENGLASAAGVLVVIGSIIIATFALRVVSSLFREEASRA, encoded by the coding sequence CTGGGCCACCAGGGCCCCGCTGCTGCCCGCCCTGATCTTCATGGTCGTCGTCACCCAACTGCCCTTCGTGGCCACGCTGGTGATCTCCTTCTTCGACTGGAACGCCCTCTACCCCGACGCCCGCAGCTTCGCCGGCTTCGACAACTACTCCGAGGTCCTCACCGACCCGGATCTGCGCAAGTCCGTCCTGACGACCATCGTGCTCACGGCCACCGTGGTGATCGCGAGCCTCGTCATCGGCCTCGGGCTCGCCCTGCTCCTCGACCGGAAGTTCCGGGGCCGGGGCATGGTGCGTACGTTGCTCATCGCGCCGTTCCTGCTGGTGCCGGTGGCCGCGGCGCTGCTGTGGAAGCACGTGCTCTACAACCCCGAGTACGGCCTCTTCAACGGCCTGCTGCACTGGGTGGGCGGTGACGGCGCGGCACAGCCCGACTGGGTCTCCAACACCCCGCTGATCGCCATCGAGGCCTCCCTGATCTGGCAGTGGACGCCCTTCATGATGCTGATCCTGCTCGCGGGCCTGCAGAGCCGCGACAGTGAACTCATCGAGGCCGCCCGCATGGACGGGGCCGGCAACTGGCAGGTGTTCCGGTATCTGACGCTGCCGCATCTGCGCCGCTATCTGGAGCTGGGCGCACTCCTCGGCTCGATCTACATCGTGCAGAACTTCGACGCCGTCTTCACGATCACCTCGGGCGGTCTCGGCACCGCCAACCTGCCGTACACCGTCTACCAGAGCTTCTACCAGGCCCACGAGAACGGCCTGGCGTCCGCCGCCGGTGTCCTCGTCGTCATCGGTTCCATCATCATCGCGACCTTCGCACTGCGGGTCGTCTCGTCCCTGTTCCGTGAGGAGGCGTCCCGCGCATGA
- a CDS encoding carbohydrate ABC transporter permease, with protein MSTAVTRIRTRPGSRFRIRGSAGLGLVAWLIGLLFFLPIAWMTLTSFHSEEDAATNPPSLAASLTLDGYRDFFGSGGGASPWPSLINSTVASVASTLLVLLLALPAAYALSIRPVKKWTDVLFFFLSTKMLPVVAGLLPIYLFAKNAEMLDNIWLLVILYTSMNLPIAVWMMQSFLSEVPVAIIEAAQIDGARLPTILGRVVAPIALPGIAATSLICFIFSWNELLFARVLTGVVAQTAPVFLTGFITSQGLFLAKVCAASLVISLPVLAAGFAAQDKLVQGLSLGAVK; from the coding sequence ATGAGTACCGCCGTGACGCGTATACGTACCCGGCCCGGGAGCCGCTTTCGCATCCGGGGCTCGGCGGGGCTCGGCCTCGTCGCGTGGCTCATCGGCCTGCTGTTCTTCCTGCCGATCGCCTGGATGACGCTGACCTCCTTCCACTCGGAGGAGGACGCCGCGACCAACCCGCCCTCGCTCGCCGCCTCGCTCACCCTGGACGGCTACCGCGACTTCTTCGGGTCGGGCGGCGGGGCGAGCCCCTGGCCCTCGCTCATCAACTCGACCGTGGCGTCGGTCGCCTCGACCCTCCTTGTGCTGCTGCTCGCGCTGCCCGCCGCGTACGCGCTCTCCATCAGGCCGGTGAAGAAGTGGACGGACGTCCTGTTCTTCTTCCTCTCCACGAAGATGCTGCCGGTCGTGGCGGGACTGCTTCCGATCTACCTCTTCGCCAAGAACGCCGAGATGCTCGACAACATCTGGCTGCTCGTCATCCTCTACACGTCGATGAACCTGCCGATCGCGGTGTGGATGATGCAGTCCTTCCTCTCCGAGGTGCCGGTCGCGATCATCGAGGCCGCGCAGATCGACGGGGCGCGGCTGCCCACCATCCTCGGGCGCGTGGTGGCCCCCATCGCGCTGCCGGGCATCGCCGCGACCTCTCTGATCTGCTTCATCTTCAGCTGGAACGAACTCCTCTTCGCGCGGGTGCTCACGGGCGTCGTCGCCCAGACCGCGCCCGTGTTCCTGACCGGCTTCATCACCAGCCAGGGCCTGTTCCTGGCGAAGGTGTGCGCCGCGTCGCTCGTGATCTCCCTGCCGGTGCTCGCCGCGGGGTTCGCCGCCCAGGACAAGCTGGTCCAGGGCCTGTCGTTGGGAGCAGTCAAGTGA
- a CDS encoding zinc-dependent alcohol dehydrogenase family protein, with the protein MKAAIIESVGKAVVGEVPDPTPGPREVVVEVAACGLCGTDLHILQGEFAPTLPVVPGHEFAGEVVGLGREVTELAVGDRVAVDPSLYCYECRYCRTGHNNLCERWAAIGVTTAGGAAQYAVAPVANCVRLPENVRTQDAALIEPLSCAVRGYDVLRARLGAHVLIYGSGTMGLMMLELAKRTGAASVDVVDLNADRLATARQLGVSGSAAGADELDRPQGWDIVVDATGNANAIQDGLGRVAKAGTFLQFGVADYATRVSIDPYRIYNQEITITGSMAVLHSYERAAELFAGGVLDPDVFISDRMPLDAYPAALDRFASGVGRKIVVVP; encoded by the coding sequence GTGAAGGCCGCCATCATCGAGTCCGTCGGCAAGGCTGTCGTCGGCGAGGTGCCCGACCCCACTCCGGGGCCGCGCGAGGTCGTCGTCGAGGTCGCCGCGTGCGGTCTGTGCGGGACCGATCTGCACATCCTGCAGGGCGAGTTCGCGCCCACGCTGCCGGTGGTGCCGGGGCACGAGTTCGCCGGGGAGGTGGTGGGGCTCGGCCGCGAGGTCACGGAGCTCGCCGTCGGCGACCGGGTCGCCGTCGACCCCTCGCTCTACTGCTACGAGTGCCGCTACTGCCGCACCGGCCACAACAACCTGTGCGAGCGCTGGGCCGCGATCGGTGTCACCACGGCGGGCGGCGCCGCCCAGTACGCGGTCGCGCCCGTCGCCAACTGTGTGCGGCTGCCCGAGAACGTGCGCACCCAGGACGCGGCCCTCATCGAGCCGCTGTCCTGCGCGGTGCGCGGCTACGACGTGCTCCGCGCCCGGCTGGGCGCCCACGTCCTGATCTACGGCTCCGGGACGATGGGCCTGATGATGCTGGAGCTCGCCAAGCGGACGGGGGCGGCGAGCGTGGACGTCGTGGACCTCAACGCGGACCGGCTCGCCACGGCGCGGCAGTTGGGCGTGTCGGGCTCCGCCGCGGGCGCGGACGAGCTCGACCGGCCGCAGGGCTGGGACATCGTGGTCGACGCCACGGGCAACGCGAACGCGATCCAGGACGGCCTCGGGCGCGTCGCCAAGGCGGGGACGTTCCTGCAGTTCGGGGTGGCCGACTACGCGACGCGGGTCAGCATCGATCCGTACCGCATCTACAACCAGGAGATCACCATCACCGGGTCGATGGCGGTGCTGCACAGCTATGAGCGGGCGGCGGAGCTGTTCGCGGGCGGCGTCCTTGACCCGGACGTGTTCATCAGCGACCGGATGCCGCTGGATGCGTACCCTGCGGCGCTTGACCGGTTCGCCTCCGGAGTCGGCCGGAAGATCGTGGTGGTGCCGTAG
- a CDS encoding TerD family protein translates to MTPGSNIPLSATRVAVDVAAPVRLDVSGLLLTADGKVRSDDDFIFFNQPSGPGVTYQSGGGTTPDKITVDTSAVPAGIEKIVVTASPDAAGQSFQGIEPTATIRNADDGSVLATFTPPQLGGETALVIVEVYLRNGAWKARAVGQGYSNGLAGIATDFGVSVEEPAAPAAPAAAAPAAPMAPPSGAPVQGPPPPVADPRLAAPAAPAAPPAPAAPAPGAGKINLDKGRVSLQKNQTVSLVKDGKPLLSQVKMGLGWEPAYGGKDIDLDASVIAYGPQRNHVDSCYFGKLSIVNGAIKHSGDNLTGEGGGDDEVIVVDLGRLPQDVTGLVFTVNSFSGQKFTQVAKAYCRLLDAASGEELVRFDLTNAEAQTGVMMAKLIRQFTGEWEMTAMGDFVKSRTVRGMVKPAAQAL, encoded by the coding sequence ATGACACCCGGCTCGAACATCCCTCTCTCCGCCACCCGCGTGGCGGTGGACGTCGCCGCTCCGGTGCGGCTCGACGTATCGGGCCTGCTGCTCACCGCCGACGGCAAGGTGCGCTCCGACGACGACTTCATCTTCTTCAACCAGCCCTCGGGCCCCGGCGTGACCTACCAGTCGGGTGGCGGCACGACTCCCGACAAGATCACGGTGGACACCAGCGCCGTGCCCGCCGGCATCGAGAAGATCGTCGTCACCGCGAGCCCGGACGCGGCGGGCCAGAGCTTCCAGGGCATCGAGCCCACCGCCACCATCCGCAACGCGGACGACGGCTCCGTCCTCGCCACGTTCACGCCCCCGCAGCTCGGCGGCGAGACCGCCCTGGTGATCGTCGAGGTCTATCTGCGCAACGGCGCGTGGAAGGCCCGCGCCGTCGGCCAGGGGTACTCGAACGGCCTGGCCGGCATCGCGACGGACTTCGGTGTCTCGGTCGAGGAGCCCGCGGCCCCGGCCGCTCCGGCCGCCGCCGCGCCCGCCGCCCCGATGGCGCCGCCGTCCGGCGCCCCGGTCCAGGGCCCGCCCCCGCCGGTCGCGGACCCGCGTCTCGCGGCGCCGGCCGCCCCCGCCGCTCCCCCGGCCCCCGCCGCCCCCGCGCCCGGTGCCGGGAAGATCAACCTGGACAAGGGCCGGGTCAGCCTCCAGAAGAACCAGACCGTGTCCCTGGTCAAGGACGGCAAGCCGCTCCTCTCGCAGGTCAAGATGGGCCTGGGCTGGGAGCCGGCGTACGGCGGCAAGGACATCGACCTGGACGCGTCCGTCATCGCGTACGGCCCGCAGCGCAACCACGTGGACAGCTGCTACTTCGGCAAGCTGTCGATCGTGAACGGCGCGATCAAGCACTCCGGCGACAACCTCACGGGTGAGGGCGGCGGTGACGACGAGGTGATCGTCGTGGACCTGGGCCGTCTGCCGCAGGACGTGACGGGCCTCGTCTTCACGGTGAACTCGTTCTCGGGCCAGAAGTTCACGCAGGTCGCCAAGGCGTACTGCCGTCTGCTGGACGCGGCGTCGGGCGAGGAGCTGGTGCGCTTCGACCTCACGAATGCCGAGGCGCAGACGGGCGTGATGATGGCCAAGCTCATCAGGCAGTTCACGGGCGAGTGGGAAATGACCGCCATGGGTGACTTCGTGAAGTCGCGGACCGTGCGCGGCATGGTGAAGCCCGCGGCGCAGGCGCTCTAG
- a CDS encoding CarD family transcriptional regulator produces MTRPPGTRRHLPNSPFNVPPPPAPPIEQFAVGDRVSHDQYGLGRIVGVEGEEAVVIDFAGRQGRFLSPYPKLAKL; encoded by the coding sequence ATGACGAGGCCCCCCGGTACCCGACGCCACCTGCCGAACAGCCCCTTTAACGTTCCGCCGCCGCCCGCACCGCCCATCGAGCAGTTCGCCGTGGGCGACCGGGTCTCCCACGATCAGTACGGACTCGGACGGATCGTCGGAGTCGAAGGCGAGGAAGCAGTGGTCATCGACTTCGCAGGCCGCCAGGGAAGGTTCCTGAGCCCGTATCCCAAGCTGGCCAAGCTCTGA
- a CDS encoding 1-aminocyclopropane-1-carboxylate deaminase encodes MSAPLDSYARYPLLFGPSPVHPLDRLTHHLGGATLWAKREDCNSGIAYGGNKTRKLEYLVADALAQGCDTLVSIGGVQSNHTRQVAAVAARAGLKCVLIQESWVDWPDSVYDKVGNILISRLAGADVRLVRAGFDIGVKESWEQAVREVEEAGGRPYAIPAGCSEHRLGGLGFAGWAYEVAEQEQELGVFFDTVVVCSVTGSTQAGMIAGFAALTEEGARPRRVLGIDASADPGRTREQIARITRGTAELIGVQAAVEDADIELDARYHAGTYGLPDEATLDAMRLAARTEGMVTDPVYEGKSMAGMIDLVDRGEIARDATVLYAHLGGQPALNAYSALF; translated from the coding sequence ATGTCCGCGCCGCTCGACTCCTACGCCCGCTACCCCCTCCTCTTCGGCCCCTCGCCCGTCCACCCCCTGGACCGCCTCACCCACCACCTCGGCGGCGCGACGCTCTGGGCCAAGCGGGAGGACTGCAACTCCGGCATCGCGTACGGCGGCAACAAGACCCGCAAGCTGGAGTACCTGGTCGCCGACGCCCTCGCCCAGGGCTGCGACACCCTCGTGTCGATCGGCGGTGTCCAGTCCAACCACACCCGCCAGGTCGCGGCCGTGGCCGCCCGCGCGGGCCTCAAGTGCGTGCTGATCCAGGAGAGCTGGGTCGACTGGCCCGACTCCGTCTACGACAAGGTCGGCAACATCCTCATCAGCAGGCTCGCGGGCGCCGACGTACGCCTCGTACGCGCCGGATTCGACATCGGCGTCAAGGAGAGCTGGGAGCAGGCGGTGCGCGAGGTCGAGGAGGCGGGCGGCAGGCCGTACGCCATCCCGGCGGGCTGCTCCGAGCACCGTCTCGGCGGTCTCGGCTTCGCGGGCTGGGCGTACGAAGTGGCCGAGCAGGAACAGGAGCTGGGGGTCTTCTTCGACACCGTCGTGGTCTGCTCGGTGACCGGGTCCACGCAGGCCGGCATGATCGCCGGATTCGCCGCGCTCACGGAGGAGGGCGCCCGCCCGCGCCGCGTCCTCGGCATCGACGCCTCCGCCGACCCCGGCCGCACCCGCGAGCAGATCGCCAGGATCACCCGCGGGACGGCGGAACTCATCGGCGTCCAGGCAGCGGTCGAGGACGCCGACATCGAGCTGGACGCGCGCTATCACGCGGGCACCTACGGACTCCCCGATGAGGCGACCCTCGACGCGATGCGGCTCGCCGCCCGCACGGAGGGCATGGTGACCGACCCGGTCTACGAGGGGAAGTCGATGGCCGGGATGATCGACCTGGTGGACCGGGGCGAGATCGCGCGCGACGCGACCGTCCTGTACGCCCACCTCGGCGGGCAGCCCGCCCTGAACGCCTACAGCGCTCTGTTCTGA
- a CDS encoding GntR family transcriptional regulator: MGTMQPVRRTLLRDQAYASIRDAIVDGDLPPGSVVRDAELAASLGLSRAPVREAFARLVDEGLLESKPQSHTRVTPLDAADVRDAAAVVRAMHELVARGAVPRLEPAHLYAMREANGRFAAAVASGDVEGALRADDDLHGVLVEACGNSAAAATIARYTPLIRRLERQRFGEGVTCGSAELHERLIDACADGDPEAAMAATTEIWRVLEELAHP, encoded by the coding sequence ATGGGAACCATGCAACCGGTGCGCCGCACCCTGCTCAGGGACCAGGCGTACGCATCGATCCGTGACGCCATCGTCGACGGTGACCTTCCGCCGGGCAGTGTCGTGCGGGACGCCGAGCTCGCCGCCTCGCTCGGTCTTTCCCGCGCGCCTGTCCGCGAGGCGTTCGCGCGGCTCGTCGACGAAGGCCTCCTGGAGAGCAAACCGCAGAGCCACACCCGGGTGACGCCGCTGGACGCGGCCGACGTCAGGGACGCGGCGGCCGTCGTCCGCGCCATGCACGAACTCGTGGCCCGCGGCGCGGTGCCCCGCCTCGAGCCCGCGCACCTCTACGCGATGCGCGAGGCCAACGGCCGGTTCGCGGCGGCCGTCGCGTCCGGCGACGTGGAGGGCGCCCTGCGCGCCGACGACGACCTGCACGGCGTCCTCGTCGAGGCCTGCGGCAACAGCGCGGCCGCGGCCACCATCGCCCGCTACACCCCCCTCATCCGCCGCCTGGAGAGGCAGCGCTTCGGCGAGGGCGTGACCTGCGGATCCGCCGAACTGCACGAGCGACTCATCGACGCGTGCGCGGACGGCGACCCGGAAGCGGCGATGGCCGCCACCACGGAGATCTGGCGCGTCCTGGAAGAGCTCGCCCACCCCTGA
- a CDS encoding alkaline phosphatase PhoX, which yields MSLTRRDFARRSAITGAGVALAGSVGALATAPGALAAEETTEGGADPLGGGAPGYGPLVPDPDGLLALPAGFSYRVLTHSGRTKLETGEFTPSNHDGTATFEGPRGVTLLVNNHELSGPRSKWDHPVPLTDGLVYDPAASGGCTVVEVRRDGHVAEWVGIAGTATNCAGGSTPWGTWLTCEETEDKAGENGMTKDHGYVFEVDPYDRRANRAPKPIKALGRYAHEAVVVDPKSGHLYLTEDADEPNGLIYRWTPPHGFEHGRGKLRALADDAGVLKAPKCYDSGGRFVDDLSRATKIGTVYGVDWVEVPDRDARTVPVREQFDDGDITRARKLEGMWWGDGGAYIVASYARDESPVQHDGQVWFYHPARRTLTLKVLLGVNQDPSPSSQLRSSRGGPTQEGAFDSPDNITVSPYGGLVIAEDGNGIQHLFGATERGRTYPIARNELNAGTPEKPSYSEFTGVTFSPDGKTLYANIQSPGIMLAITGPWRRQRG from the coding sequence ATGTCGCTCACCCGCAGGGACTTCGCCAGACGCTCCGCGATCACCGGCGCGGGGGTCGCGCTGGCCGGCAGCGTCGGCGCGCTCGCCACCGCACCCGGCGCGCTCGCGGCCGAGGAGACGACGGAGGGCGGGGCCGACCCGCTCGGCGGCGGCGCCCCCGGCTACGGGCCCCTCGTCCCCGACCCGGACGGCCTGCTCGCGCTGCCCGCCGGATTCTCGTACCGCGTCCTCACCCACAGCGGCAGGACGAAGCTGGAGACCGGCGAGTTCACGCCGTCGAACCACGACGGCACGGCCACCTTCGAGGGCCCGCGCGGCGTGACGCTGCTCGTCAACAACCACGAGCTGAGCGGCCCCCGCTCCAAGTGGGACCACCCGGTCCCGCTGACCGACGGGCTCGTCTACGACCCGGCCGCGTCCGGCGGCTGCACCGTCGTCGAGGTCCGCCGCGACGGGCACGTGGCCGAGTGGGTCGGCATCGCGGGCACCGCCACCAACTGCGCCGGCGGCTCGACCCCCTGGGGAACCTGGCTGACCTGCGAGGAGACCGAGGACAAGGCCGGCGAGAACGGCATGACCAAGGACCACGGCTACGTCTTCGAGGTCGACCCCTACGACCGGCGTGCCAACCGCGCGCCCAAGCCGATCAAGGCCCTCGGCCGCTACGCCCACGAGGCCGTCGTCGTCGACCCCAAGAGCGGGCACCTCTACCTCACCGAGGACGCCGACGAGCCCAACGGCCTGATCTACCGCTGGACCCCGCCGCACGGCTTCGAGCACGGCCGCGGCAAGCTCCGCGCCCTCGCCGACGACGCGGGCGTCCTGAAGGCGCCCAAGTGCTACGACTCCGGCGGCCGCTTCGTCGACGACCTGTCCCGCGCCACCAAGATCGGCACCGTGTACGGCGTGGACTGGGTGGAGGTACCGGACCGCGACGCCCGCACGGTCCCGGTGCGCGAGCAGTTCGACGACGGCGACATCACGCGTGCCCGCAAGCTCGAAGGCATGTGGTGGGGCGACGGCGGCGCCTACATCGTCGCCTCGTACGCCCGCGACGAGAGCCCGGTCCAGCACGACGGCCAGGTGTGGTTCTACCACCCGGCCCGCCGCACCCTGACCCTGAAGGTCCTCCTCGGCGTCAACCAGGACCCTTCCCCAAGCTCTCAACTTCGTTCGAGCAGGGGAGGCCCCACCCAGGAAGGCGCCTTCGACAGCCCGGACAACATCACCGTCTCCCCGTACGGCGGCCTCGTCATCGCCGAGGACGGCAACGGCATCCAGCACCTCTTCGGGGCGACCGAGCGCGGGCGCACGTACCCGATCGCACGCAACGAACTGAACGCGGGCACCCCCGAGAAGCCCTCGTACAGCGAGTTCACCGGCGTCACGTTCTCGCCCGACGGCAAGACGCTCTACGCCAACATCCAGAGCCCCGGCATCATGCTGGCGATCACGGGGCCGTGGCGCAGGCAGCGCGGCTAG